The Limanda limanda chromosome 13, fLimLim1.1, whole genome shotgun sequence genome has a window encoding:
- the eif4g1a gene encoding eukaryotic translation initiation factor 4 gamma 1a isoform X2 — MNKPPQPITGPTSVPIPSPSPGLTQAAYGPGQPPSLVFATPPPPQMNSAPQTRQTYYPNRPTMATSAPRLQTSSGPRPVGPTHVYPPSSQMMMISQQQLSFAGSPQGYFIPPPGQYRAPYMPPTQQYPVTTGTAGFYPGTSPAEYTAYAGAYYPAQPQYSPAVQAAPVMINPPQQQQQAPPPQQQQQPPAQAQAQGPLKRERKPIRIRDPNQGGRDITEEIMSGGRSTTTPTPPQASIADLSPPQTNGEVVQPVATVARQDDNMEPAVSADTPPPPATADTEPVLEAKQEVDSQMPVSAESDAQSVAPTAATEDPSPLIKDKQSPSSLPPVVASITTTTPSEAVTKDVTKVSDTVDAPVSPSASVAAQEAPVIQEEPQAAPAPPEKAPEEEEKTTQEVKKVEKEEQVASSKVKPVVEDAAIVTPVKVAKEEAVTKEEAVTKEEAVTKASTEMSQPPPSVQEHAIPQTQSAVLNSAPVPEPKPEPIPEPEPTPAVTAEPLLSNGLPQNVEELSEDVALSDTTSLDKPDASQSQESTPVAKMAAPTQEEEVEEKVEEEKVEEEKVEEEKEEEEKEKIEDVPPAPISCPAEESTMQAATSLPKKRRNMKEINKKEAIGNLLDAFTDEQEPKPASEPVPTPADPVPVAPAEPPAEVVDETWEEQEDKQNSVPDKPKASPETTEQKYQYKEEQWKPINPEEKKQYDRDFLLGFQFISASMNKPEGLPTISDVVLDKVNKTPMRPVDPARLINVGPDFTPSYLGNLGSRSVGGQGGQGGQGGPRGPPPGPRRSQQGQRKEPRKINISSMSFNDDVQLNKAEKAWKPSVKKSTRSRVEEPTEEDDTEQGKTRELFKRLRSILNKLTPQKFQELMKQVTDLAIDTEERLKGTIDLIFEKAISEPNFSVAYANMCRCLMGLKVPTSDKPGAFANFRKLLLNRCQKEFEKDQDDDEIFEKKQKEMEASKDDEERERMRVALNDARDQARRRSLGNIKFIGELFKLKMLTEAIMHDCVVKLLKNHDQESLECLCRLFSTIGKDLDFEKAKPRMDQYFNQMDKIIKEKKTSSRIRFMLQDVLDLRKCNWVPRRGEQGPKTIDQIHKEAEMEEHREHIKVQQLISKGGGGGGGGRMGGDRGGGDRGGRGSHTPGGGRNNPPQDEGWNTVPISKNRPIDTSRLSKITKPGALDFNLTMLAPGGKSLAGSWGKGSSGGTGAKPAIGEQDSARPAPSTNRFSALQSGSSVSASDSDRRAPQRSSSSRDRGGDGGEKDRFNRNEGREGRDDRSNSNQISKRSFSRESQDRGGRAGDSRTPTDPLRRVASMTNDRDRGSRDRGSRDRGSRDRGSRDRGSRDRVPSQDLTAKRESAPTPPPSLPKPTLTEEELEKKANAIVEEYLHINDLKEALQCVVELDSASLLYVFVRTGVESTLERSTIARERMGHLLQQLVKAGTLPTPQLYKGLEEILEAAEDMAIDIPHIWLYLAELLTPLLHEGGIPMGQLFREISKPLLPQGKAAVLLVQILKLLCDGMTPKKVGAMWTEDGLSWSDFLPKDEDVNEFVTEQKMDFTTGEMTASVEEGVKKALSGEELSKQLDRLLEEKANNQRIGDWVEANLDEPQATSNQFLRALMTAVCQSAIICDNPYRVDPSQIKQRASLLQKYLSDEQKELQALCALQALMVHMEQPANLLRMFFDALYDEDVIKEEAFYTWETSKDPAEQTGKGVALKSVTAFFTWLREAEEESDKE; from the exons aCATACTATCCAAACCGACCAACCATGGCCACCAGTGCGCCAAGATTACAGACAAGTAGTGGCCCCAGACCTGTTGGACCTACCCATGTCTACCCGCCCAGCTcccagatgatgatgatttccCAGCAGCAGCTGTCTTTCGCTGGATCCCCTCAGGGCTACTTCATCCCCCCTCCTGGACAG TACCGGGCCCCATACATGCCTCCAACTCAGCAGTATCCTGTGACCACCGGTACAGCTGGTTTCTATCCGGGAACCAGCCCGGCTGAATACACCGCTTATG CAGGAGCATATTATCCTGCTCAGCCACAGTACTCTCCGGCTGTCCAGGCCGCACCGGTCATGATCAACCCGCCCCAGCAACAGCAACAAGCCCcgcctcctcagcagcagcagcagccgccggCACAGGCACAGGCACAAGGCCCACTAAAGAGGGAACGCAAACCG ATAAGAATACGAGACCCCAACCAGGGCGGGCGTGATATCACAGAGGAGATAATGTCAGGTGGAAGGTCCACCACCACACCGACTCCCCCACAG GCCTCCATAGCAGATTTGAGTCCTCCACAGACCAATGGTGAAGTTGTACAGCCTGTCGCTACAGTGGCAAGACAAG ATGATAACATGGAGCCTGCTGTTAGCGCTGAcacccctccacctcctgccaCAGCAGACACAGAGCCTGTGCTGGaggccaaacaggaagtggacagcCAGATGCCGGTGTCTGCTGAATCAGATGCACAATCTGTAGCCCCCACAGCTGCTACTGAGGATCCATCCCCATTGATAAAGGACAAGCAgtctccctcttccctccctcctgtagTAGCATCTATTACAACTACTACTCCTTCTGAGGCAGTAACTAAAGACGTTACTAAAGTCAGTGACACAGTCGATGCTCCTGTCAGCCCTTCAGCATCAGTAGCAGCACAAGAGGCACCTGTCATACAAGAGGAACCACAGGCTGCCCCAGCTCCACCTGAGAAGgcaccagaggaggaagaaaagacaacacaggaagtgaagaaagttGAAAAAGAGGAGCAGGTGGCTAGTTCCAAGGTGAAGCCTGTAGTTGAAGATGCAGCGATAGTTACCCCTGTTAAAGTGGCAAAAGAAGAAGCTGTGACAAAAGAAGAAGCCGTGACAAAAGAAGAAGCCGTGACAAAAGCGTCCACTGAAATGTCTCAGCCTCCACCCTCTGTACAGGAACATGCTATTCCACAGACCCAGAGCGCTGTCCTCAACTCTGCACCTGTACCTGAACCCAAACCTGAACCCATACCTGAACCCGAACCTACTCCGGCTGTAACAGCAGAGCCTCTCCTGTCCAACGGTCTTCCTCAGAACGTTGAGGAACTGTCTGAGGATGTTGCGCTTTCAGACACTACATCCCTTGACAAGCCCGATGCCTCTCAATCTCAGGAATCCACACCTGTAGCTAAAATGGCAGCACCAAcccaggaagaggaggtggaggagaaggtggaagaggagaaggtggaagaggagaaggtggaagaggagaaggaggaagaggagaaggagaaaattGAGGATGTCCCTCCTGCCCCTATCAGCTGCCCTGCAGAGGAATCTACTATGCAAG CTGCTACGTCTCTGccaaagaagaggaggaacatgaAGGAGATCAACAAAAAGGAGGCCATTGGAAACCTCCTGGATGCATTCACAGAT gagcaggagccCAAGCCTGCTTCTGAACCTGTGCCCACTCCGGCCGACCCTGTCCCTGTTGCCCCAGCTGAACCTCCTGCTGAGGTCGTAGATGAGACTTGGGAAGAGCAAGAGGACAAACAGAACTCGGTACCTGACAAGCCCAAAGCCAGCCCGGAGACAACTGAGCAGAAATACCAGTACAAAGAAG AACAATGGAAACCGATAAACCCAGAAGAGAAGAAGCAGTACGACAGGGATTTCCTCCTGGGCTTCCAGTTCATCAGCGCCAGTATGAACAAACCTGAGGGTCTGCCCACCATCAGTGATGTGGTCCTGGACAAG GTGAACAAGACTCCTATGCGACCTGTTGACCCAGCTCGACTAATTAACGTTGGTCCTGATTTTACTCCCTCATATTTGGGGAATCTTGGCAGCAGATCAgtgggaggacagggaggacagggtgGACAGGGAGGACCACGAGGCCCA CCTCCTGGGCCACGTCGCTCCCAGCAGGGTCAGCGTAAAGAACCTAGGAAAATCAACATCAGCAGCATGTCCTTCAATGATGACGTGCAACTCAACAAGGCTGAGAAGGCCTGGAAGCCATCAGTGAAGAAGTCCACTCGAAGCCGCGTTGAAGAGCCAACCGAAGAGGATGACACTGAACAGGGCAAGACCCGGGAGCTGTTCAAGCGTCTGCGCAGTATCCTCAACAAGTTGACTCCTCAGAAGTTCCAGGAGCTGATGAAGCAGGTGACGGATCTGGCGATAGACACGGAGGAGAGGCTGAAAGGAACCATTGACCTCATCTTTGAGAAGGCCATCTCAGAGCCCAACTTCTCTGTGGCCTACGCCAATATGTGCCGCTGCCTTATGGGA TTGAAAGTCCCCACTTCGGACAAGCCAGGAGCTTTTGCCAACTTCCGTAAACTGCTGCTTAACCGCTGTCAGAAAGAGTTTGAGAAGGAccaggatgatgatgagatctttgagaagaagcagaaagagaTGGAGGCTTCCAAAGAT GATGAAGAGCGTGAGCGCATGAGAGTGGCGCTGAATGATGCCAGAGACCAGGCCCGCCGGCGCTCACTGGGAAACATAAAGTTCATAGGCGAGCTCTTCAAGCTGAAGATGCTGACTGAGGCCATCATGCACGACTGTGTAGTGAAACTTCTAAAGAATCACGACCAAGAGTCTCTGGAGTGTCTCTGCAGGCTGTTCTCCACTATTGGAAAAGATCTGGACTTTGAAAAGGCCAAG CCTCGTATGGATCAGTATTTTAACCAGATGGACAAGATCATCAAAGAGAAAAAGACTTCATCCAGAATTCGCTTCATGCTGCAAGACGTCCTGGACCTCAGAAAG TGCAACTGGGTGCCTCGCCGAGGAGAACAGGGTCCTAAAACAATTGACCAAATTCACAAGGAGGCGGAGATGGAGGAGCACAGGGAACACATCAAAGTGCAGCAGCTCATCTCcaagggaggtggaggaggaggtggaggcaggatgggaggggacagggggggaggggacagggggggcCGAGGGTCTCACACACCAGGAGGTGGCCGGAATAACCCGCCTCAGGATGAGGGATGGAACACGGTGCCCATCTCCAAGAACAGACCTATCGACACCAGCCGCCTTAGCAAGATCACCAAG CCCGGTGCTCTGGACTTCAACCTCACAATGTTGGCTCCAGGGGGCAAAAGCCTTGCCGGCAGCTGGGGCAAAGGCAGCAGTGGAGGAACTGGAGCTAAACCAGCCATTGGAGAGCAAG ATTCTGCTCGTCCAGCTCCCAGCACCAACCGATTTTCTGCCCTGCAGTCTGGTTCTTCGGTGTCTGCATCCGACTCCGATCGCAGAGCTCCTCAGAG GTCAAGCTCCAGTCGTGATCGCGGCGGAGACGGGGGCGAGAAGGATCGCTTTAATCGCAACGAGGGACGGGAAGGTCGTGACGACAGGAGCAACAGTAACCAAATCTCAAAGAGAAGCTTCAGCAGAGAGTCGCAGGACCGCGGAGGAAGGGCTGGAGACAGCCGGACCCCGACCGACCCCCTGCGTCGCGTCGCCAGCATGACTAACGACAGGGACAGAGGAAGTCGGGACAGGGGAAGCAGAGACCGAGGAAGTCGGGACAGGGGAAGCAGAGACCGAGGGAGTCGGGACAGGGTTCCAAGCCAAGATCTCACAG CTAAGCGTGAGAGCGCCCCCACTCCTCCGCCTTCTCTCCCTAAACCTACTTTAACTGAGGAGGAGTTGGAGAAGAAGGCAAATGCCATCGTTGAAGAATACCTCCACATTAATGACTTGAAG GAGGCGCTGCAGTGTGTGGTAGAGCTCGACAGTGCCTCGCTGCTCTACGTGTTTGTGCGGACCGGCGTGGAGTCGACGCTGGAGCGCAGCACAATCGCTAGAGAGCGCATGGGCCACTTGCTGCAGCAACTTGTAAAGGCAGGGACATTGCCCACACCGCAGTTATACAAAGG GCTAGAAGAGATCCTGGAGGCAGCCGAAGACATGGCCATAGATATACCTCACATATGGCTCTACCTGGCTGAGCTCCTCACCCCCCTGCTCCACGAGGGAGGCATCCCTATGGGACAGCTCTTCAG GGAGATCTCAAagcctctcctccctcagggGAAGGCTGCTGTGCTGCTGGTTCAGATCCTCAAGCTGCTCTGCGACGGAATG ACCCCTAAGAAGGTCGGGGCCATGTGGACAGAGGACGGGCTGAGCTGGAGTGACTTCTTGCCCAAGGACGAGGACGTCAACGAGTttgtcactgagcag AAGATGGATTTCACCACAGGAGAAATGACGGCGTCAGTGGAAGAGGGTGTAAAGAAAGCCCTGAGTGGAGAAGAGctcagtaaacagctggacagACTCCTCGAGGAAAAGGCCAACAACCAGCGCATCGGGGACTGGGTCGAG gccaaCTTGGACGAGCCGCAGGCGACTTCCAACCAGTTTTTAAGAGCATTGATGACAGCAGTGTGCCAGTCCGCCATCATAT GTGACAACCCGTACAGGGTGGATCCAAGTCAGATCAAACAGAGAGCCAGTCTTCTGCAGAAGTACCTGTCTGACGAGCAGAAAGAGCTGCAGGCCCTGTGCGCCCTCCAGGCTCTGATGGTGCACATGGAGCAGCCTGCGA acctGCTGCGGATGTTCTTCGACGCCTTGTACGATGAGGACGTCATTAAAGAAGAGGCCTTCTATACGTGGGAAACGAGCAAAGACCCGGCGGAGCAGACGGGCAAAGGTGTGGCCTTGAAGTCCGTCACCGCCTTCTTCACCTGGCTCCGCGAGGCAGAGGAGGAGTCTGACAAGGAATAA
- the eif4g1a gene encoding eukaryotic translation initiation factor 4 gamma 1a isoform X1 has protein sequence MNKPPQPITGPTSVPIPSPSPGLTQAAYGPGQPPSLVFATPPPPQMNSAPQTRQTYYPNRPTMATSAPRLQTSSGPRPVGPTHVYPPSSQMMMISQQQLSFAGSPQGYFIPPPGQYRAPYMPPTQQYPVTTGTAGFYPGTSPAEYTAYAGAYYPAQPQYSPAVQAAPVMINPPQQQQQAPPPQQQQQPPAQAQAQGPLKRERKPVIRIRDPNQGGRDITEEIMSGGRSTTTPTPPQASIADLSPPQTNGEVVQPVATVARQDDNMEPAVSADTPPPPATADTEPVLEAKQEVDSQMPVSAESDAQSVAPTAATEDPSPLIKDKQSPSSLPPVVASITTTTPSEAVTKDVTKVSDTVDAPVSPSASVAAQEAPVIQEEPQAAPAPPEKAPEEEEKTTQEVKKVEKEEQVASSKVKPVVEDAAIVTPVKVAKEEAVTKEEAVTKEEAVTKASTEMSQPPPSVQEHAIPQTQSAVLNSAPVPEPKPEPIPEPEPTPAVTAEPLLSNGLPQNVEELSEDVALSDTTSLDKPDASQSQESTPVAKMAAPTQEEEVEEKVEEEKVEEEKVEEEKEEEEKEKIEDVPPAPISCPAEESTMQAATSLPKKRRNMKEINKKEAIGNLLDAFTDEQEPKPASEPVPTPADPVPVAPAEPPAEVVDETWEEQEDKQNSVPDKPKASPETTEQKYQYKEEQWKPINPEEKKQYDRDFLLGFQFISASMNKPEGLPTISDVVLDKVNKTPMRPVDPARLINVGPDFTPSYLGNLGSRSVGGQGGQGGQGGPRGPPPGPRRSQQGQRKEPRKINISSMSFNDDVQLNKAEKAWKPSVKKSTRSRVEEPTEEDDTEQGKTRELFKRLRSILNKLTPQKFQELMKQVTDLAIDTEERLKGTIDLIFEKAISEPNFSVAYANMCRCLMGLKVPTSDKPGAFANFRKLLLNRCQKEFEKDQDDDEIFEKKQKEMEASKDDEERERMRVALNDARDQARRRSLGNIKFIGELFKLKMLTEAIMHDCVVKLLKNHDQESLECLCRLFSTIGKDLDFEKAKPRMDQYFNQMDKIIKEKKTSSRIRFMLQDVLDLRKCNWVPRRGEQGPKTIDQIHKEAEMEEHREHIKVQQLISKGGGGGGGGRMGGDRGGGDRGGRGSHTPGGGRNNPPQDEGWNTVPISKNRPIDTSRLSKITKPGALDFNLTMLAPGGKSLAGSWGKGSSGGTGAKPAIGEQDSARPAPSTNRFSALQSGSSVSASDSDRRAPQRSSSSRDRGGDGGEKDRFNRNEGREGRDDRSNSNQISKRSFSRESQDRGGRAGDSRTPTDPLRRVASMTNDRDRGSRDRGSRDRGSRDRGSRDRGSRDRVPSQDLTAKRESAPTPPPSLPKPTLTEEELEKKANAIVEEYLHINDLKEALQCVVELDSASLLYVFVRTGVESTLERSTIARERMGHLLQQLVKAGTLPTPQLYKGLEEILEAAEDMAIDIPHIWLYLAELLTPLLHEGGIPMGQLFREISKPLLPQGKAAVLLVQILKLLCDGMTPKKVGAMWTEDGLSWSDFLPKDEDVNEFVTEQKMDFTTGEMTASVEEGVKKALSGEELSKQLDRLLEEKANNQRIGDWVEANLDEPQATSNQFLRALMTAVCQSAIICDNPYRVDPSQIKQRASLLQKYLSDEQKELQALCALQALMVHMEQPANLLRMFFDALYDEDVIKEEAFYTWETSKDPAEQTGKGVALKSVTAFFTWLREAEEESDKE, from the exons aCATACTATCCAAACCGACCAACCATGGCCACCAGTGCGCCAAGATTACAGACAAGTAGTGGCCCCAGACCTGTTGGACCTACCCATGTCTACCCGCCCAGCTcccagatgatgatgatttccCAGCAGCAGCTGTCTTTCGCTGGATCCCCTCAGGGCTACTTCATCCCCCCTCCTGGACAG TACCGGGCCCCATACATGCCTCCAACTCAGCAGTATCCTGTGACCACCGGTACAGCTGGTTTCTATCCGGGAACCAGCCCGGCTGAATACACCGCTTATG CAGGAGCATATTATCCTGCTCAGCCACAGTACTCTCCGGCTGTCCAGGCCGCACCGGTCATGATCAACCCGCCCCAGCAACAGCAACAAGCCCcgcctcctcagcagcagcagcagccgccggCACAGGCACAGGCACAAGGCCCACTAAAGAGGGAACGCAAACCGGTA ATAAGAATACGAGACCCCAACCAGGGCGGGCGTGATATCACAGAGGAGATAATGTCAGGTGGAAGGTCCACCACCACACCGACTCCCCCACAG GCCTCCATAGCAGATTTGAGTCCTCCACAGACCAATGGTGAAGTTGTACAGCCTGTCGCTACAGTGGCAAGACAAG ATGATAACATGGAGCCTGCTGTTAGCGCTGAcacccctccacctcctgccaCAGCAGACACAGAGCCTGTGCTGGaggccaaacaggaagtggacagcCAGATGCCGGTGTCTGCTGAATCAGATGCACAATCTGTAGCCCCCACAGCTGCTACTGAGGATCCATCCCCATTGATAAAGGACAAGCAgtctccctcttccctccctcctgtagTAGCATCTATTACAACTACTACTCCTTCTGAGGCAGTAACTAAAGACGTTACTAAAGTCAGTGACACAGTCGATGCTCCTGTCAGCCCTTCAGCATCAGTAGCAGCACAAGAGGCACCTGTCATACAAGAGGAACCACAGGCTGCCCCAGCTCCACCTGAGAAGgcaccagaggaggaagaaaagacaacacaggaagtgaagaaagttGAAAAAGAGGAGCAGGTGGCTAGTTCCAAGGTGAAGCCTGTAGTTGAAGATGCAGCGATAGTTACCCCTGTTAAAGTGGCAAAAGAAGAAGCTGTGACAAAAGAAGAAGCCGTGACAAAAGAAGAAGCCGTGACAAAAGCGTCCACTGAAATGTCTCAGCCTCCACCCTCTGTACAGGAACATGCTATTCCACAGACCCAGAGCGCTGTCCTCAACTCTGCACCTGTACCTGAACCCAAACCTGAACCCATACCTGAACCCGAACCTACTCCGGCTGTAACAGCAGAGCCTCTCCTGTCCAACGGTCTTCCTCAGAACGTTGAGGAACTGTCTGAGGATGTTGCGCTTTCAGACACTACATCCCTTGACAAGCCCGATGCCTCTCAATCTCAGGAATCCACACCTGTAGCTAAAATGGCAGCACCAAcccaggaagaggaggtggaggagaaggtggaagaggagaaggtggaagaggagaaggtggaagaggagaaggaggaagaggagaaggagaaaattGAGGATGTCCCTCCTGCCCCTATCAGCTGCCCTGCAGAGGAATCTACTATGCAAG CTGCTACGTCTCTGccaaagaagaggaggaacatgaAGGAGATCAACAAAAAGGAGGCCATTGGAAACCTCCTGGATGCATTCACAGAT gagcaggagccCAAGCCTGCTTCTGAACCTGTGCCCACTCCGGCCGACCCTGTCCCTGTTGCCCCAGCTGAACCTCCTGCTGAGGTCGTAGATGAGACTTGGGAAGAGCAAGAGGACAAACAGAACTCGGTACCTGACAAGCCCAAAGCCAGCCCGGAGACAACTGAGCAGAAATACCAGTACAAAGAAG AACAATGGAAACCGATAAACCCAGAAGAGAAGAAGCAGTACGACAGGGATTTCCTCCTGGGCTTCCAGTTCATCAGCGCCAGTATGAACAAACCTGAGGGTCTGCCCACCATCAGTGATGTGGTCCTGGACAAG GTGAACAAGACTCCTATGCGACCTGTTGACCCAGCTCGACTAATTAACGTTGGTCCTGATTTTACTCCCTCATATTTGGGGAATCTTGGCAGCAGATCAgtgggaggacagggaggacagggtgGACAGGGAGGACCACGAGGCCCA CCTCCTGGGCCACGTCGCTCCCAGCAGGGTCAGCGTAAAGAACCTAGGAAAATCAACATCAGCAGCATGTCCTTCAATGATGACGTGCAACTCAACAAGGCTGAGAAGGCCTGGAAGCCATCAGTGAAGAAGTCCACTCGAAGCCGCGTTGAAGAGCCAACCGAAGAGGATGACACTGAACAGGGCAAGACCCGGGAGCTGTTCAAGCGTCTGCGCAGTATCCTCAACAAGTTGACTCCTCAGAAGTTCCAGGAGCTGATGAAGCAGGTGACGGATCTGGCGATAGACACGGAGGAGAGGCTGAAAGGAACCATTGACCTCATCTTTGAGAAGGCCATCTCAGAGCCCAACTTCTCTGTGGCCTACGCCAATATGTGCCGCTGCCTTATGGGA TTGAAAGTCCCCACTTCGGACAAGCCAGGAGCTTTTGCCAACTTCCGTAAACTGCTGCTTAACCGCTGTCAGAAAGAGTTTGAGAAGGAccaggatgatgatgagatctttgagaagaagcagaaagagaTGGAGGCTTCCAAAGAT GATGAAGAGCGTGAGCGCATGAGAGTGGCGCTGAATGATGCCAGAGACCAGGCCCGCCGGCGCTCACTGGGAAACATAAAGTTCATAGGCGAGCTCTTCAAGCTGAAGATGCTGACTGAGGCCATCATGCACGACTGTGTAGTGAAACTTCTAAAGAATCACGACCAAGAGTCTCTGGAGTGTCTCTGCAGGCTGTTCTCCACTATTGGAAAAGATCTGGACTTTGAAAAGGCCAAG CCTCGTATGGATCAGTATTTTAACCAGATGGACAAGATCATCAAAGAGAAAAAGACTTCATCCAGAATTCGCTTCATGCTGCAAGACGTCCTGGACCTCAGAAAG TGCAACTGGGTGCCTCGCCGAGGAGAACAGGGTCCTAAAACAATTGACCAAATTCACAAGGAGGCGGAGATGGAGGAGCACAGGGAACACATCAAAGTGCAGCAGCTCATCTCcaagggaggtggaggaggaggtggaggcaggatgggaggggacagggggggaggggacagggggggcCGAGGGTCTCACACACCAGGAGGTGGCCGGAATAACCCGCCTCAGGATGAGGGATGGAACACGGTGCCCATCTCCAAGAACAGACCTATCGACACCAGCCGCCTTAGCAAGATCACCAAG CCCGGTGCTCTGGACTTCAACCTCACAATGTTGGCTCCAGGGGGCAAAAGCCTTGCCGGCAGCTGGGGCAAAGGCAGCAGTGGAGGAACTGGAGCTAAACCAGCCATTGGAGAGCAAG ATTCTGCTCGTCCAGCTCCCAGCACCAACCGATTTTCTGCCCTGCAGTCTGGTTCTTCGGTGTCTGCATCCGACTCCGATCGCAGAGCTCCTCAGAG GTCAAGCTCCAGTCGTGATCGCGGCGGAGACGGGGGCGAGAAGGATCGCTTTAATCGCAACGAGGGACGGGAAGGTCGTGACGACAGGAGCAACAGTAACCAAATCTCAAAGAGAAGCTTCAGCAGAGAGTCGCAGGACCGCGGAGGAAGGGCTGGAGACAGCCGGACCCCGACCGACCCCCTGCGTCGCGTCGCCAGCATGACTAACGACAGGGACAGAGGAAGTCGGGACAGGGGAAGCAGAGACCGAGGAAGTCGGGACAGGGGAAGCAGAGACCGAGGGAGTCGGGACAGGGTTCCAAGCCAAGATCTCACAG CTAAGCGTGAGAGCGCCCCCACTCCTCCGCCTTCTCTCCCTAAACCTACTTTAACTGAGGAGGAGTTGGAGAAGAAGGCAAATGCCATCGTTGAAGAATACCTCCACATTAATGACTTGAAG GAGGCGCTGCAGTGTGTGGTAGAGCTCGACAGTGCCTCGCTGCTCTACGTGTTTGTGCGGACCGGCGTGGAGTCGACGCTGGAGCGCAGCACAATCGCTAGAGAGCGCATGGGCCACTTGCTGCAGCAACTTGTAAAGGCAGGGACATTGCCCACACCGCAGTTATACAAAGG GCTAGAAGAGATCCTGGAGGCAGCCGAAGACATGGCCATAGATATACCTCACATATGGCTCTACCTGGCTGAGCTCCTCACCCCCCTGCTCCACGAGGGAGGCATCCCTATGGGACAGCTCTTCAG GGAGATCTCAAagcctctcctccctcagggGAAGGCTGCTGTGCTGCTGGTTCAGATCCTCAAGCTGCTCTGCGACGGAATG ACCCCTAAGAAGGTCGGGGCCATGTGGACAGAGGACGGGCTGAGCTGGAGTGACTTCTTGCCCAAGGACGAGGACGTCAACGAGTttgtcactgagcag AAGATGGATTTCACCACAGGAGAAATGACGGCGTCAGTGGAAGAGGGTGTAAAGAAAGCCCTGAGTGGAGAAGAGctcagtaaacagctggacagACTCCTCGAGGAAAAGGCCAACAACCAGCGCATCGGGGACTGGGTCGAG gccaaCTTGGACGAGCCGCAGGCGACTTCCAACCAGTTTTTAAGAGCATTGATGACAGCAGTGTGCCAGTCCGCCATCATAT GTGACAACCCGTACAGGGTGGATCCAAGTCAGATCAAACAGAGAGCCAGTCTTCTGCAGAAGTACCTGTCTGACGAGCAGAAAGAGCTGCAGGCCCTGTGCGCCCTCCAGGCTCTGATGGTGCACATGGAGCAGCCTGCGA acctGCTGCGGATGTTCTTCGACGCCTTGTACGATGAGGACGTCATTAAAGAAGAGGCCTTCTATACGTGGGAAACGAGCAAAGACCCGGCGGAGCAGACGGGCAAAGGTGTGGCCTTGAAGTCCGTCACCGCCTTCTTCACCTGGCTCCGCGAGGCAGAGGAGGAGTCTGACAAGGAATAA